In the genome of Pelodiscus sinensis isolate JC-2024 chromosome 3, ASM4963464v1, whole genome shotgun sequence, one region contains:
- the POPDC3 gene encoding popeye domain-containing protein 3, whose translation MGENESFWESLIYAHPTCVAWKQEAEGAIYHLASILFIVGFMGGSGFFGLMYVFSLLGLGFLCSSIWAWLDVCAADIFSWNFVLFVICFIQFIYVTYQIRSVSFEKEFQELYSSLFQPLGISLTVFRKIVLCCDAEVVTLEKEHCYAMQGKTPIDKLSMLVSGRIRVTVDGEFLHYIFPLQFLDSPEWDSLRPTEEGIFQVTLTAETDCRYVAWRRKKLYLLFAKHRFISRLFSILIGSDIADKLYALNDRVHLGKGVRYDIRLPSFYQVAVPGTPKVQPAEQLVSNSRQKLSNTANCDSSKK comes from the exons ATGGGAGAAAATGAAAGTTTTTGGGAGAGCTTAATATATGCACATCCTACTTGTGTAGCCTGGAAGCAAGAGGCAGAGGGAGCTATCTACCATCTAGCTAGTATTCTGTTTATTGTTGGCTTCATGGGAGGAAGTGGATTCTTTGGGCTGATGTATGTTTTCAGTTTGCTTGGATTGGGTTTTCTCTGCTCCTCTATATGGGCTTGGCTGGATGTCTGTGCTGCTGATATATTCTCCTGGAACTTTGTCCTGTTTGTGATATGCTTCATACAATTTATTTATGTTACCTACCAAATTCGGAgtgtttcttttgaaaaagaattcCAGGAACTCTACAGTTCTCTTTTTCAGCCTCTGGGAATCTCCTTGACTGTTTTCAGGAAGATTGTCTTGTGCTGTGATGCAGAAGTGGTTACCTTGGAGAAGGAGCATTGTTATGCTATGCAAGGCAAAACACCTATTGATAAACTGTCTATGCTAGTGTCTGGAAG GATCAGAGTGACAGTTGATGGAGAGTTTCTGCATTATATTTTTCCCCTTCAATTTCTGGATTCTCCGGAATGGGATTCCCTAAGACCGACAGAAGAGGGTATTTTCCAG gTAACTCTTACAGCAGAGACGGACTGTCGATATGTGGCTTGGAGGAGAAAGAAACTGTATTTGCTCTTTGCTAAACACCGTTTCATCTCGCGTCTGTTTTCAATTTTAATTGGGAGTGACATTGCTGATAAATTATATGCCTTGAATGACAGAGTGCATCTAGGAAAAGGAGTTCGATACGACATCCGGTTACCAAGCTTCTACCAAGTGGCAGTTCCAGGAACACCCAAAGTGCAACCTGCAGAACAACTTGTGAGCAATTCAAGACAAAAACTCTCTAACACTGCAAATTGTGACTCTTCTAAAAAATAA